A single region of the Pseudomonas sp. VD-NE ins genome encodes:
- a CDS encoding MgtC/SapB family protein: MNGWWHEVWETLQAEFADVGDASQLTRITVRLLMAAVLGGILGFEREHKGKAAGVRTHMLVALGAALFVLVPQTSGAESDAMSRVVQGVIAGIGFLGAGTILKNKEGDEGHVKGLTTAAGLWMTAAIGVAAGLGKEATALLSTFLALAIFSVMPRIVKLFEKDEEKTDDH; this comes from the coding sequence ATGAACGGGTGGTGGCATGAAGTGTGGGAAACCCTGCAAGCGGAATTCGCCGACGTTGGCGATGCTTCGCAATTGACGCGCATTACCGTGCGCCTGCTGATGGCGGCGGTACTGGGCGGGATTCTCGGTTTTGAGCGCGAGCACAAGGGCAAGGCTGCCGGAGTGCGCACGCACATGCTGGTAGCGCTTGGCGCCGCGCTGTTTGTGCTGGTGCCGCAGACGTCCGGGGCGGAGTCGGATGCGATGAGCCGCGTGGTGCAAGGGGTGATAGCCGGGATCGGCTTTCTCGGTGCCGGGACTATCCTGAAAAACAAGGAAGGCGATGAAGGCCATGTCAAAGGCCTGACCACCGCTGCCGGGCTGTGGATGACGGCGGCCATTGGTGTGGCTGCCGGGTTGGGCAAAGAGGCTACGGCATTGCTCAGCACCTTTCTCGCACTGGCAATTTTTAGCGTGATGCCGCGCATCGTGAAGCTTTTCGAAAAGGACGAGGAAAAAACTGATGACCACTGA
- the glgB gene encoding 1,4-alpha-glucan branching protein GlgB, whose amino-acid sequence MSFSNKEQGAVKEALLPSAKDIDALVRAEHHDPFSILGPHGDGAGGQFIRAYLPGALSVVVLDKDSGEERGPLEQTETPGLFVGHFDQARPYQLRTRWAGGEQVAEDPYSFGQLLGEMDLYLFAEGNHRDLSACLGAQLKTVHGVDGVRFAVWAPNARRVSVVGDFNVWDGRRHPMRLRHPSGVWELFIPRLQAGELYKYEILGAHGILPLKADPMALATSLPPDTASKVAEPLQIDWQDQDWMNSRRDRHKHSAPLSIYELHAGSWQCELDDLGEVARQYTWPELAERLIPYVKELGFTHIELMPIMEHPFGGSWGYQLLSQFAPSARYGSPAQFAEFVDACHRAEIGVILDWVPAHFPTDTHGLAQFDGTALYEYGNPLEGFHQDWDTLIYNLGRTEVHGYMLASGLHWLKHFHVDGLRVDAVASMLYRDYSRKAGEWVPNRHGGRENLEAIDFLRHLNDVVELEAPGALVIAEESTAWPGVSQSTQQGGLGFAYKWNMGWMHDSLHYIQQDPVYRAHHHNELSFGLVYAWSERFILPISHDEVVHGKHSLIDKMPGDRWQKFANLRAYLSFMWTHPGKKLLFMGCEFGQWREWNHDQQLDWYLLQYSEHKGVQKLVGDLNRLYREEPALHDQDDAPQGFQWLIGDDAINSVYAWLRWSKDGKPVLVVANFTPVPRQAYRVGVPFAGRWSELLNSDADTYAGSNYGNGGGAFTEEVPSHGQSLSLELNLPPLAVLILKPEG is encoded by the coding sequence ATGAGTTTCTCGAACAAGGAACAGGGTGCGGTCAAAGAAGCATTGCTGCCCTCGGCGAAAGATATCGACGCCTTGGTCCGCGCCGAACATCACGACCCGTTTTCCATTCTTGGCCCGCACGGCGATGGCGCTGGCGGGCAGTTCATTCGCGCGTATCTACCCGGTGCGCTGAGTGTCGTGGTGCTGGACAAGGACAGCGGTGAAGAACGCGGTCCACTGGAGCAGACCGAAACGCCGGGGCTGTTTGTCGGCCATTTCGATCAGGCGCGGCCGTACCAGTTGCGTACGCGCTGGGCCGGCGGCGAGCAGGTTGCCGAGGATCCGTATAGCTTCGGTCAACTGCTCGGTGAAATGGATTTGTATCTGTTCGCCGAGGGCAATCACCGTGACCTCAGTGCCTGCCTCGGCGCACAGCTGAAAACCGTGCACGGCGTCGATGGCGTGCGTTTCGCCGTGTGGGCGCCGAATGCCCGGCGCGTGTCGGTGGTTGGCGACTTCAACGTCTGGGACGGGCGTCGGCATCCGATGCGCTTGCGTCATCCGTCCGGGGTCTGGGAGTTGTTCATTCCGCGCCTGCAAGCGGGGGAGTTGTACAAATACGAAATTCTTGGCGCTCACGGGATTCTGCCGCTGAAGGCCGACCCGATGGCGCTGGCCACCAGTCTGCCGCCGGACACCGCGTCGAAAGTCGCCGAGCCGCTGCAAATCGACTGGCAGGATCAGGACTGGATGAACAGCCGCCGCGACCGTCACAAGCACTCGGCGCCGCTGTCGATCTACGAACTGCACGCTGGTTCGTGGCAATGCGAGCTGGATGATCTGGGCGAAGTCGCCCGTCAGTACACGTGGCCGGAACTGGCCGAGCGGCTGATTCCGTATGTGAAAGAACTGGGTTTCACTCATATCGAGCTGATGCCAATCATGGAACACCCGTTTGGCGGATCCTGGGGTTATCAGTTGCTCTCGCAATTTGCGCCGAGCGCGCGTTACGGCTCACCTGCTCAGTTCGCCGAATTCGTCGACGCCTGCCACCGGGCCGAGATTGGCGTGATTCTCGATTGGGTACCGGCGCATTTCCCGACTGATACCCACGGTCTGGCGCAGTTCGATGGTACCGCGCTGTATGAATACGGTAACCCGCTAGAGGGTTTCCATCAGGACTGGGACACGCTGATCTACAACCTTGGCCGCACTGAGGTGCACGGTTACATGCTGGCGTCCGGGCTGCATTGGTTGAAGCATTTCCATGTCGACGGTCTGCGCGTCGATGCAGTGGCGTCGATGTTGTACCGCGACTATTCGCGTAAGGCCGGCGAATGGGTGCCCAACCGCCACGGTGGCCGCGAGAATCTCGAAGCCATCGATTTTCTGCGGCACTTGAACGATGTGGTTGAACTGGAAGCGCCGGGTGCGCTGGTCATCGCCGAAGAATCCACCGCGTGGCCGGGCGTCAGCCAGAGCACGCAGCAGGGCGGCCTCGGTTTTGCCTACAAATGGAACATGGGCTGGATGCACGATTCGCTGCATTACATTCAGCAGGATCCTGTGTACCGCGCGCACCATCACAACGAGTTGAGTTTTGGTCTGGTCTACGCCTGGTCCGAGCGTTTCATTCTGCCGATCTCCCACGATGAAGTGGTGCACGGCAAACATTCGCTGATCGACAAGATGCCCGGCGACCGCTGGCAGAAATTCGCCAACCTGCGCGCCTATCTGAGCTTCATGTGGACCCATCCGGGCAAGAAGTTGTTGTTCATGGGCTGCGAGTTTGGCCAGTGGCGCGAGTGGAATCACGATCAACAGTTGGATTGGTATCTGCTGCAGTATTCCGAGCACAAAGGCGTGCAGAAACTGGTCGGTGACCTCAATCGGTTGTATCGCGAAGAACCGGCGCTGCACGACCAGGACGATGCGCCGCAGGGCTTTCAATGGCTGATCGGCGACGATGCGATCAACAGTGTTTATGCCTGGCTGCGCTGGAGCAAGGACGGCAAACCGGTGCTGGTGGTGGCCAACTTCACGCCGGTGCCGCGTCAGGCGTATCGCGTGGGCGTACCGTTCGCCGGGCGCTGGAGTGAACTGCTCAACAGCGATGCCGACACCTATGCCGGTTCCAATTACGGCAATGGCGGCGGGGCATTTACCGAGGAAGTGCCGAGCCATGGTCAATCGTTGTCGCTGGAACTGAATCTGCCGCCGTTGGCGGTGTTGATCCTCAAACCGGAGGGTTGA
- a CDS encoding alpha-1,4-glucan--maltose-1-phosphate maltosyltransferase codes for MTAERPSELSYNPHMPLSQALLLPRIAIENTMPTLEGGQFAVKSIAGREVVVTSKVFADGHDKLAVRIRWREEGEETWQSEVMADQGNNGWQGQFRPEHQGRFLYCIEAWIDHFASFQYELEKKHTAAVPVSLELQEGRSMVQQAAERSEGQLSEQLAALHHELSGLLETEQVALFLHSRSAQLMAEADHRAYLSVSPEFPMDVERELAEFASWYELFPRSITDDPHRHGTFNDVHARLPMIQDMGFDVLYFTPIHPIGRAHRKGRNNSLTAGPDDPGSPYAIGSEEGGHEAIHSQLGTREDFRRLVAAAADHGLEIALDFAIQCSQDHPWLKQHPGWFNWRPDGTIKYAENPPKKYQDIVNVDFYAPDAIPSLWIELRDIVIGWVEEGVKIFRVDNPHTKPLPFWQWLIADVRALYPEVIFLAEAFTTPAMMARLGKVGYTQSYTYFTWRNSKAELATYFTELNESPWRECYRPNFFVNTPDINPAFLHESGRPGFLIRAALATMGSGLWGMYSGFELCESAPVPGKEEYLDSEKYEIRVRDFTAPGNIIAEIAQLNRIRRQNPALHTHLGLKVYNAWNDNILYFGKRSFDGSNFILVAVSLDPHNVQEANFELPLWEMGLPDDATTHGEDLMNGHRWDWHGKYQFMRLDPAYQPFGIWRITA; via the coding sequence ATGACTGCTGAAAGACCCTCAGAACTCAGCTACAACCCGCACATGCCGCTGTCGCAGGCGTTGCTGCTGCCGCGCATTGCCATCGAAAACACCATGCCGACCCTCGAGGGCGGGCAGTTCGCCGTGAAGTCGATTGCCGGCCGCGAAGTGGTGGTCACCAGCAAGGTGTTTGCCGACGGTCACGACAAACTCGCGGTGCGCATCCGCTGGCGCGAGGAAGGCGAAGAGACCTGGCAAAGCGAGGTCATGGCCGATCAGGGCAACAATGGCTGGCAAGGCCAGTTCCGCCCTGAACATCAGGGGCGCTTCCTGTATTGCATCGAGGCGTGGATCGACCACTTCGCCAGTTTTCAGTATGAACTGGAGAAGAAACACACCGCTGCTGTTCCGGTGTCGCTGGAATTGCAGGAAGGCCGGAGCATGGTGCAACAGGCCGCCGAACGCAGCGAAGGTCAGCTCAGCGAACAGCTTGCCGCGTTGCACCACGAATTGTCCGGGCTGCTCGAAACCGAGCAGGTCGCGCTGTTTCTGCACTCGCGCAGTGCGCAATTGATGGCTGAGGCCGATCACCGCGCCTATTTGAGTGTCAGTCCCGAATTCCCGATGGACGTCGAACGCGAACTGGCCGAATTTGCCAGTTGGTACGAACTGTTTCCGCGCTCAATCACCGACGATCCGCACCGTCACGGCACCTTTAATGACGTGCACGCGCGTTTGCCGATGATTCAGGACATGGGCTTCGACGTGCTCTATTTCACGCCGATCCACCCGATTGGCCGCGCGCACCGCAAGGGTCGCAACAATTCCCTGACCGCCGGCCCCGATGATCCGGGCAGCCCTTATGCCATCGGCAGTGAGGAAGGTGGTCACGAGGCGATTCACTCGCAACTCGGCACCCGCGAAGACTTCCGCCGACTGGTGGCCGCTGCCGCCGATCATGGCCTGGAAATCGCCCTCGACTTCGCCATTCAATGTTCCCAGGATCACCCGTGGCTCAAGCAGCACCCGGGCTGGTTCAACTGGCGCCCCGACGGCACGATCAAATACGCGGAGAACCCGCCGAAGAAATACCAGGACATCGTCAACGTCGACTTCTATGCGCCGGACGCGATTCCGAGCCTGTGGATCGAGTTGCGTGACATCGTCATTGGCTGGGTCGAGGAGGGCGTGAAGATCTTCCGCGTCGACAACCCGCACACCAAACCGCTGCCGTTCTGGCAATGGCTGATCGCCGATGTTCGTGCGCTGTATCCGGAAGTGATCTTCCTCGCTGAAGCCTTTACCACGCCGGCAATGATGGCGCGGCTGGGCAAGGTCGGTTACACCCAGAGCTACACCTATTTCACCTGGCGCAACAGCAAGGCTGAGCTGGCGACGTATTTCACTGAACTGAATGAATCGCCGTGGCGCGAATGCTACCGGCCGAACTTCTTCGTCAATACGCCGGATATCAACCCGGCGTTCCTGCACGAATCCGGGCGTCCGGGGTTTCTGATCCGCGCCGCGCTGGCGACCATGGGCTCGGGACTGTGGGGCATGTATTCGGGGTTCGAACTGTGCGAGTCGGCGCCGGTGCCGGGTAAAGAGGAATACCTCGACTCGGAGAAATACGAGATCCGCGTCCGCGACTTCACCGCGCCCGGCAACATCATTGCCGAGATCGCCCAGCTCAACCGCATCCGCCGGCAGAACCCGGCGCTGCACACGCATCTGGGCCTGAAGGTCTACAACGCCTGGAACGACAACATTCTGTATTTCGGCAAGCGCAGCTTCGACGGCAGCAATTTCATTCTGGTCGCGGTCAGCCTTGATCCGCACAACGTGCAGGAGGCGAATTTCGAACTGCCGCTGTGGGAAATGGGCCTGCCTGATGACGCGACCACCCACGGCGAAGACTTGATGAACGGGCATCGCTGGGACTGGCACGGCAAATATCAGTTCATGCGCCTGGACCCGGCTTACCAGCCGTTCGGCATCTGGCGAATTACTGCCTGA
- the treS gene encoding maltose alpha-D-glucosyltransferase — MAKKPKAATFIKDPLWYKDAVIYQVHVKSFFDSNNDGIGDFPGLIAKLDYIADLGVNTIWLLPFYPSPRRDDGYDIAEYRGVHSDYGTMADAKRFIAEAHKRGLRVITELVINHTSDQHPWFQRARKAKPGSAARDFYVWSDDDQKYNGTRIIFLDTEKSNWTWDPVAGQYFWHRFYSHQPDLNFDNPQVMKAVLSVMRYWLDMGIDGLRLDAIPYLIERDGTNNENLPETHDVLKQIRAEIDANYPDRMLLAEANQWPEDTQLYFGDTDAAGLNGDECHMAFHFPLMPRMYMALAQEDRFPITDILRQTPEIPANCQWAIFLRNHDELTLEMVTDKERDYLWNYYAADRRARINLGIRRRLAPLMERDRRRIELLNSLLLSMPGTPTLYYGDEIGMGDNIYLGDRDGVRTPMQWSIDRNGGFSRADPASLVLPPIMDPQYGYLSVNVETQSGDPHSLLNWTRRLLAVRKQSKAFGRGTLKMLSPNNRRVLAYTREFTDADGKHEIILCVANVSRSAQAVELDLSAYVGMVPVEMLGGNAFPPIGQLNFLLTLAPYGFYWFALAAENQMPSWHVEPAQSLPDFTTLVLKKRMEELLEAPSRTTLEQSILPSWLQNRRWFAGKDAAIDKVHLAYGVRFGDAQHPVLLSEIEVTSGGQTSRYQLPFGFIAEDQVGPALPQQLALSRVRRVRQVGLITDAFSLEAFIRAVLQGMQNNTVLESTEGEIRFAPTPHLEKLGLGAESEVRYLSAEQSNSSVVIGNSLVLKLIRKVASGVHPELEMSAYLTEAGFANISPLLGSVIRRDAKGEDNLLMIAQGYLSNQGDAWEWTQNNLERALRDELADAMSEQEQHYNALGELKDFAGMLGQRLGEMHKVLAAPTDNAEFAPQVSTAKDMQATGKDVVAQVEHALKLLKQHQGELNAADQKLVKRLIDEKKTILTHVQDLAKKAVGGLRIRVHGDLHLGQVLVIKGDAYLIDFEGEPARPLSERRGKHSPYKDVSGVLRSFDYAAAMTINVHNVDHSAESETARRLVAERYLREAREAFVQAYRRAAASLDHAWQDPEGADAALALFGLEKAAYEVAYEAENRPTWLPVPLHGLYGLLTGLKPFSDLGGE; from the coding sequence ATGGCGAAGAAACCCAAGGCAGCCACCTTCATCAAAGACCCGCTCTGGTACAAGGACGCGGTGATCTATCAAGTTCACGTCAAATCGTTTTTCGACTCCAACAACGACGGGATCGGCGACTTTCCCGGCCTGATCGCCAAACTCGATTACATCGCCGACCTCGGCGTCAACACCATCTGGCTGTTGCCGTTCTACCCCTCGCCACGCCGCGACGACGGCTACGACATCGCCGAATACCGTGGCGTGCACAGCGATTACGGGACCATGGCCGACGCCAAACGCTTTATCGCCGAAGCACACAAACGCGGTTTGCGGGTGATCACCGAGCTGGTCATCAACCACACCTCGGACCAGCACCCGTGGTTCCAGCGGGCGCGCAAGGCCAAGCCCGGCTCGGCGGCGCGGGACTTTTACGTGTGGTCGGATGACGACCAGAAATACAACGGTACGCGAATCATTTTCCTCGACACGGAAAAATCCAACTGGACCTGGGACCCGGTCGCCGGCCAGTACTTCTGGCACCGTTTCTATTCGCACCAACCCGACCTGAATTTCGACAACCCGCAAGTGATGAAAGCCGTGCTCTCGGTGATGCGCTACTGGCTGGACATGGGCATCGACGGCCTGCGTCTCGACGCCATTCCGTACCTGATCGAGCGCGACGGCACCAACAACGAAAACCTTCCGGAAACCCACGACGTTCTCAAGCAGATCCGTGCGGAAATCGACGCCAACTATCCCGACCGCATGCTACTCGCCGAGGCCAACCAATGGCCGGAAGACACTCAGTTGTACTTCGGCGACACCGATGCTGCAGGCCTCAACGGTGATGAATGCCACATGGCCTTTCACTTCCCGCTGATGCCGCGCATGTACATGGCGCTGGCCCAGGAAGATCGCTTCCCGATCACCGATATTCTGCGCCAGACCCCGGAAATTCCCGCCAACTGCCAGTGGGCGATTTTCCTGCGCAACCACGATGAGCTGACGCTGGAGATGGTCACCGACAAAGAGCGTGACTATCTGTGGAACTACTACGCGGCTGACCGTCGCGCGCGGATCAACCTCGGTATCCGTCGACGTTTAGCGCCGTTGATGGAGCGCGACCGTCGCCGTATCGAACTGCTCAACAGCCTGCTGCTGTCGATGCCGGGTACGCCGACGTTGTATTACGGCGATGAAATCGGTATGGGCGACAACATCTACCTCGGCGACCGTGATGGCGTGCGTACGCCGATGCAATGGTCGATCGACCGCAACGGCGGCTTTTCCCGCGCCGACCCGGCGAGTCTGGTGCTGCCGCCGATCATGGACCCGCAATACGGCTATCTGTCGGTCAACGTCGAAACCCAGTCCGGCGATCCGCATTCGCTGCTCAACTGGACCCGGCGTCTGTTGGCGGTGCGCAAGCAGTCCAAAGCCTTCGGCCGTGGCACCTTGAAGATGCTCTCGCCGAACAACCGTCGCGTGCTGGCTTACACCCGTGAATTCACCGATGCCGATGGCAAGCACGAAATCATTCTGTGCGTGGCCAACGTTTCGCGCAGTGCGCAAGCGGTGGAGCTGGACCTGTCGGCCTACGTCGGCATGGTGCCGGTGGAGATGCTTGGCGGTAACGCTTTCCCGCCGATCGGCCAGTTGAATTTTCTCCTGACCCTGGCACCGTACGGTTTCTACTGGTTCGCCCTGGCGGCGGAAAACCAGATGCCGAGCTGGCATGTGGAACCGGCGCAGAGCCTGCCGGACTTCACCACGCTGGTGCTGAAAAAACGCATGGAAGAACTGCTCGAAGCACCGTCACGGACGACGCTGGAGCAAAGCATCCTGCCGAGCTGGCTGCAGAACCGGCGCTGGTTCGCAGGCAAGGATGCGGCCATCGACAAAGTGCATCTGGCCTACGGCGTGCGCTTCGGCGATGCGCAGCATCCGGTGCTGCTCAGCGAAATCGAAGTCACCAGTGGCGGGCAGACCAGTCGCTATCAACTGCCGTTCGGCTTTATTGCCGAGGATCAGGTCGGCCCGGCGTTGCCGCAGCAATTGGCCTTGTCCCGTGTACGCCGTGTACGACAAGTCGGTTTGATCACCGACGCGTTCAGCCTTGAAGCGTTTATTCGTGCGGTGCTGCAAGGCATGCAGAACAACACCGTGCTGGAGTCGACCGAGGGTGAAATCCGCTTCGCACCAACGCCGCATCTGGAAAAACTCGGCCTCGGTGCTGAGTCGGAAGTGCGTTATCTGTCCGCCGAACAATCGAACAGTTCGGTGGTGATCGGCAACAGCCTGGTGCTCAAGCTGATACGTAAAGTCGCTTCTGGCGTACACCCGGAACTGGAGATGAGCGCTTACCTGACCGAGGCCGGATTTGCCAATATCTCTCCGCTGCTCGGCTCCGTGATTCGCCGCGATGCCAAGGGCGAAGACAACCTGCTGATGATCGCCCAAGGCTATCTGAGCAATCAGGGCGACGCCTGGGAATGGACGCAGAACAACCTCGAACGGGCGCTGCGCGATGAACTGGCCGATGCCATGTCCGAGCAGGAACAGCATTACAACGCCCTCGGCGAGTTGAAGGATTTTGCCGGCATGCTCGGTCAGCGCCTGGGCGAGATGCACAAGGTGCTCGCCGCGCCCACCGACAATGCCGAATTCGCCCCGCAGGTGTCGACGGCCAAGGACATGCAGGCGACGGGCAAGGATGTCGTGGCGCAGGTCGAGCACGCGCTGAAGCTGCTCAAACAGCATCAGGGCGAACTCAATGCGGCGGATCAGAAACTGGTGAAGCGCCTGATCGACGAGAAGAAAACCATCCTCACGCATGTGCAGGATCTGGCGAAAAAAGCCGTCGGCGGTTTGCGCATTCGCGTCCACGGCGATTTGCATTTGGGCCAGGTGCTGGTGATCAAGGGCGATGCCTATCTGATCGACTTCGAGGGTGAACCGGCGCGGCCATTGAGCGAGCGTCGTGGCAAACACAGTCCGTACAAGGATGTCAGCGGCGTGCTGCGTTCCTTCGATTACGCGGCCGCGATGACGATCAACGTGCACAACGTTGACCACAGCGCTGAGTCTGAAACGGCGCGGCGTCTGGTCGCCGAGCGCTATTTGCGTGAGGCCCGTGAGGCATTTGTTCAGGCATATCGCCGTGCGGCAGCTAGTCTTGATCATGCTTGGCAAGATCCTGAGGGTGCCGATGCCGCGCTGGCGTTGTTCGGCCTGGAGAAGGCGGCCTATGAAGTGGCCTATGAAGCCGAAAATCGCCCCACGTGGCTGCCCGTGCCGTTGCACGGTTTGTATGGGTTATTGACGGGGCTTAAACCCTTTTCCGATCTTGGTGGAGAGTAG